tttgactttttattgaaCGATTGTAAAATGTCACTACTACTTATTTCACTGTCACTTTGCTTATAGGTTCACATTAGGACTCTGTGTAAAATATCGGCATCATCCTTCCTATACCACCATACTGTTTGAATTTTAGAAACGGCACTGGTCAGGATTTTAAAAACCAGATCAGCATAAAGATCAGCTGCTTATTGAAACAGGTTCTGTGGAGTTCGAACAAACACATGAGACGTTTCTCTCTGTTGCTTCCTGTTAGTAACTGTGGAGCAGCATCTGGGAAATATCATCCTGTTCAGCAAAGTGGCCAATGTCATCCTGTTCTTCAGACTGGACATCAGGATGGGATTGCTCTACCTGACACTCTGCATAGGTGAGTCCAACCACTATTATACATTTACATCTGCTGATATcttttctccttcctgtccTGTAAATTCAGGTGTCAGAAACCAGGGTCTTGTTGGTTAGATGTGAATAATGTGTTTGTATCTAAAGCTTGATGTATGCTGTTCCCATGAGCAATATAGTTGATCGTCGAGTAACAGTGTTGCACTGGGCGACATGTTCCCTCATTACCATGGACATGCAAAACTGTTGTTAATTTTCATACCCACCATCCTGCTGTCCCAAAGACTCCACACGTAAATTCATCAGGTGCTGAAAATAGTCAAAACAAATGTACTGTGTCTTCCTGGTTGTTGATAAAAGCTACATTGAGCTGCTGCTCCTTAAATattaaacagtttattttaaTGAGAGGTCTATATAGATAGATCAACCAGTCAATCAAATTttgtttgtatagcccgtattcacaaatcacaatttttatcctagggctttaacatggtgtgacatcctctgtccttaaccctcaacaagagtaaggaaaaactacaaaaaaacattttaacagggtaaaaatacgtagaaacctcagagagagccacatgtgagggatccctctcccaggacggacagatgtGCAATAGACGTCAAGTGTAGAGGACAACTTGGGTTGTTATGACTGTTACAAAGAAAAGTAACACACAGGAAAAGTAGAATAGAACATGAGATTAGCTCCCGGTTCACAAACAACCCATTCACATTGCTAAGAAAGGTGAAGTTAAATTACACTGTCGATCTCAGTTACATGTATTCCTGTGGCCAAAGAGGGCCACAAACTCAAGGTACAAGGTGACCTCTACTTATCGCTTGCTCAGTTTTGACAATGCAATGTACAAGCAGCACAGAGAAGCAGCACATCCTCACATTGAGGGTTTGGAACAAGATTGtgtgacaattttttttataaattacttAAATAATTGTCCTATTTTCTGTGTGATGACACATAAACTAATGGGCTTATTATTGTTGCACCAATTCTACTAATAACATATATGAAGTCTTAATTCTATTCTCTTCTTGTCCCTTTTGTGTTTCAGTATTTCTGATGACTTGTAAGCCGCCTCTGTACATGGGACCAGAGTACATCAAATACTTCAGCGACAAAACCATTGATGTGAGTAGAAACAGGAGAATTGGTCAGGacagtttgacctctgaccaagAGCAAAGATCCTgctgtataatttatttttaatcctaAATCAACGTttatgtatgcgtgtgtgtgtgtccaggatgAATTGGACAGAGACACTCGTGTGACCTGGATTGTTGAGTTTTTTGCCAACTGGTCTCCAGAGTGCCAGTCCTTTGCTTCCGTCTATGCTGATCTTTCTCTCAAGTAAGACTCCATTCATCTTTTCAGTAAAAGCATGAAGTTCACTGAGTGACATGCATACGGTCAACTTCAGTTTCTTGTGTTTTAGGTATAACTGCACTGGCCTCAAATTTGGCAAAGTGGACATTGGGCGATATGGAGAGATCTCAAAGAAGTAAGATATTTTATCTTTTAGTTTTTATCCTCTTATAGAATGAAGggattttattttgtcaaagAGAACTGACCAGATATCGAAACATGTTGTTTAGCCTGGATTTACTTATGTTCTGCAGGTACAAGGTGTCAACATCTCCACTGTCCAAGCAGCTTCCCTCTCTGGTTTTGTTccagggagggaaggaggtgaTGCGACGCCCCCAGTTGGACAAGAAGGGGAGAGCTGTATCCTGGAGCTTTACTGAGGTCAGATTGGACAGTATACTTAAGATCTGTGACTGTTTATCAGAAAATACAGGGCCAATGTTGTAGGGCTGCATGATATTAGGAAAACATGCGAAATACGATAACATCATCAAGTATCGCGATGACAATATGACTtgcgataaataaacaaatgcttaAGTATATGGTGTTATGCTTTGGGTTCGCTGCTTACATAGACTCCACACAGTAAGTAGCCTATGCATACgctgaaaaatatcaaatgCATTATTTCCATTACAACAATACAGTTTTATTGAAAAAATTCCACCTGGCTATTGGCCTGCgggcgtgcatgcgtgcgtgtgttcccagatagcgcaccggtccgggGGCTCCGccctcgctcagagagacacagtgagatcagagcacGTTCACGtaaagcagccgctcagtgactgactgcttcttaactatggaaacagtgaaaacacactgtttctctggtctcagctgctcagagatcagttcctcagcttcttgatcaaaGCAGAAGCTGCATTTGGTTTCTACcaagcttcagtatctgtgttcgcctccagtctgacctgctctcgctttttgttttaatatttcgccaactaaaatatatattttttaccaattaggctgcagctatatgtttttatttatttaaaaatagggtacttcttatttcatacattttccacaaatatggggaggtctcaaatagccctacaaagttctgtgtttaatttatttcaaagtaggccgacacttgaaAGCAgagaagtagtaggcttaccttttattggtaacctaaatgttacggttcattgtttctgaaataagagacctgactgctatgttcacagcaaacttgaaaaaaagaaaatattaagccatggtttaactgcacctccttgtttacctgaaatgtgcactttataattttattttgtaccgccctgtttggcaatgttgttttccgttaaaataaaacatttgcataaagcaagccaatccacttttccatgttgataagagcattaaaacgaaaaaaaataatatggaaaaaaaataaatgaagggacatttagaatagatacaaatttgcgaataattttgagttaactgacataaatgcgattaatcacgattaaatattttaatcgtttggCAGCACTTGTTacaatttctttctttaactAATACTGAGGTAGCTGTCAGTGTAGTTAGCgtgtctgtttttttaaatttgtatgaATGTGGGTGAATGTCTCCTgtgctgtaaagtgctttgagtggttgatAAGACTAATCAAAAgcctatataaatacagtccattaaCCATGATTACTTTTATAATCCTGTTTTGCCCATCTATACTATGGCTAAAAGAATATCTACACTTGCCAAACTACTCAAGAACGCATCTGTCTCTGCCCACTAGGAGAACATCATCCGAGAGTTCAACCTGAATGAGCTCTACCAGAAATCCAAGAAACTCAGCAAGACAAAAGAGGACAAGCTGAGCCAATACAAGTTCCCACCAGTCCCTGAAGAGGAGGAACCAGAAATACAAGGAGCTGAGGACCACAAGGACGAGACTGAATCCAAAAAGGACAAATAAGACATAGCTCAGCTGTTGGAAATAGCGAGTCCAGATCAGCTCCTCTTCGCGTCTCCTCTTCTGTGTTCAGTGTGGATGACTGACTGGGATGGAGGTTTATTGAGAATTAAAATGATCACAGTACTTATGCCTATATTCAGCTCCATTTAACACTAAACCTCCTTCAAACCCTGTGATTCACCATATGTGCAGCTACAGTAATCCTGGCCTGTTTTCCCCGATTTAGAACTGAAACAGTGTACACTTAAGATGAGAAGCCAACTGAGATCGAGTAAACCATCGTTAGAATAGGGCTGTGATGCTGTGAAGTGCTTTAATAACCCATTTGCATCTCGTTGTTAAAGTGTGCTCAGCACATTTTTGGTGGTTAAAGCTGTGAAGCCCATGTGTCTGCTCATTAGCACAGTCAGCTGATTTCCTACTAATTGACAACGAGGTAGCAGTGAATGTGATGCTACTTTGTTTGTTCTTgatttcgatttttttttatgcaacTAATTTAATTCAGAGTAgatatgcttttaaaaaaaatccttttatgacttactttatatttatgttaacCATGTGATAACCTCTGGCACACAAAGTAGGCTGTGTATGACTTAGAATTCCTTTGCAGTGTTTAAACATTCCCATTCCCTGTGGTTTGAAATGAGACACAATAACATCAACACATCTGCATGAGTCAGGTTGTGTTACTCATGTTTACTAAGATTGGACCCAGTGTCCATTCATCTCCACAGGCTTCCCCGTCACATGTCATGTTGCTGCCTCTATTCTGCAAGTGAGAAAATGTCTCACACATTAACCATCAATGCATGGCAGGCATATCGGCAACATGACATGTCATCTGAGCTGAAGGCAGTCATGTTGTATTGTGTTTGAGATGCAAAATacactgaataataataatatttttaatataatttttaattcATTATCATTTGTAGACCATGTCACAAAGTCGGAGTTACAAGAGCTTAATGCAAGGCAGCAACTTCAAATGAATATATTATCGTTGATGTTAATGACGAGGTACAGAGTGTAGAAGTGAGCAGAGCTTATGGTTCAGCATCAACTTGCAAGCACATCTCCAGGTCTGAACAAGGCCTGTGTGTTTTTCCAAAGTCTTACTTTCATTTTAAAGTCATGTTGACCAATCAAAACAATGCATTTTGATTGGCTGATTACTGGACACATCTGTGGTTCTCTAGA
This is a stretch of genomic DNA from Pleuronectes platessa chromosome 3, fPlePla1.1, whole genome shotgun sequence. It encodes these proteins:
- the tmx2b gene encoding thioredoxin-related transmembrane protein 2-B, giving the protein MALLTPLFAFLYHLPLVYKWLLKPYYVASLFMSVAFLAVRKTPGVCDNLDTQREDGNSCDFDWREVEILMFLSAIIMMKNRRAITVEQHLGNIILFSKVANVILFFRLDIRMGLLYLTLCIVFLMTCKPPLYMGPEYIKYFSDKTIDDELDRDTRVTWIVEFFANWSPECQSFASVYADLSLKYNCTGLKFGKVDIGRYGEISKKYKVSTSPLSKQLPSLVLFQGGKEVMRRPQLDKKGRAVSWSFTEENIIREFNLNELYQKSKKLSKTKEDKLSQYKFPPVPEEEEPEIQGAEDHKDETESKKDK